The segment TATATGCGCCGTATATCGTTGATTTTGCATGTGTTAGCACACGCATCGACTACTTAAAGTAGTGGGGGTACTACTACTCGCGATACGTGCCGGGCATATGGCTGTGGCGCCGATATAGCACGCGAGTATTTGAGCGCCAAGGACAGCGACGCAGGCAAGAAGAAGTAGCCCTCAGGATTCAGGCCAGGCAATCCGCGTGCTAGAATGACCGCTACTTTTGAGAGGAGCCCTGATGCCCCCTACACTCGCCAACGGCAAGATATGTTACATCGAGATGCCCGCTGACGACGTCCGTCGTTCGGCTGATTTCTACACCAAGGTTTTCGGCTGGAACATCAGGAAGCGTGGCGACGGTAACATCGCATTCGACGACACCACCGGCCAAGTGAGCGGCACCTGGGTGGTCGGCCGGCCACCGTCTTCAACGCCGGGTCTGCTCATCTATATTATGGTTGATAGCGTGGCCGCGACCATCAAGGCTGTCATGGCCCAGGGATGCGAGATCGTGCAAGACGTCGGCGCGGATGCGCCCGAGATCACCGCCAGGTTCCGCGATCCCGGAGGCAACGTGCTCGGCCTCTACCAGCAGCCCAGCGGCTCTTCTTCTTCCAACAAGTAAAACAATCCGAGTGGCTAGACAGAACTTGGAGAAATCTGTGCGGGTAATGTGCGGGTAATGCAAGATGAGACGAATCACATTAACAGTCAT is part of the Terriglobales bacterium genome and harbors:
- a CDS encoding VOC family protein — encoded protein: MPPTLANGKICYIEMPADDVRRSADFYTKVFGWNIRKRGDGNIAFDDTTGQVSGTWVVGRPPSSTPGLLIYIMVDSVAATIKAVMAQGCEIVQDVGADAPEITARFRDPGGNVLGLYQQPSGSSSSNK